The stretch of DNA ATTTACAAAAAGGATTTTTGTAAATGCTATAGACAGCAAGTGCGTAAGCACTTGCCAATAAACAACAAATACCGTTTCCAAAAAGTAAAATATTTAACTTACTTTTTGGAAACGGTATAATCAATAAAGTTGTGCCGGTCAAGCAGTTTATGCAAAATACACCAATAATTACAAATTAAAGGGCGAATTTGTGTCAAATATGGAGTTTTAATGCTGGATTCCCGAGACGCTACGCGTGAGGAAGTAGATCGATTGGGCCTGGAATATCGGGTGCATACCCCAGAACGCCATGGACTGTGTGAAAAACCCCCGGCTGTAGTTATGATTCACGGAAGAGCTGGAAACGCCCGTGCAATGTGGACATTTTCTAAAGCCGTTAAAGACATTAATGCCGTCGTCGTTACACCACAGGCTCCTATGCCAGATCCAATTGGCGGTTTTAGTTGGTGGGATATTGATAAAGCTGGGTCGTCAAAAGGCACAATCTTTCACCTAGAACTAATCTTACCTGCTGTTGAGCGGATTGAAAAATTCGCTGTATCCATCGTCGACTTATACGGCATCGATGAGCGGAAGATTTATGTGGTTGGATTTAGTCAGGGTGCGGCACTCGCCGCTTTGGTTAGCCTTAGGAATCCACAAATGTTTCGTGGAGTAGCACTCCTCGCTGGTTTTATCCCATCTATTGCCTTTGAGACTGATGCAAGGCTTATTTGCCCGAAAATTTTCTCGGGAGAGATTAGCTTACCTCCATTTTTTATCTTTCACGGCACACAGGATGAGAGAGTCACGCTAGAAAAGGCTAATGCTGCAAAAATTGGACTTGAAAGGCTGGGTGTTACTGTGAACTTTGTATCCGATGACGTGGAACATAAAGTTAGTTCAAAGGGTTTAGCGGAGCTAAAAAACTGGTTAACAGCCATAAATGCCGACTAACGTTCTGTCATGAAGCACGCCCATTAACGCTGCATCTTGCTGATTGTTTCAGTGCTAGAATATCCATCGTAAAAAGGCAAGGCAAGCACGGTGCCCCCATATGAACGCACAAATTCAGCACCGACAATTTTTTCTACTGGCCAGTCACCGCCTTTTACTAGAAACTGAGGCCGAATTTGTTTAATTAAGTTTTCAGGAGTATCTTCGTCAAATAAAATTGCATAATCGACAGCTTTTAGCCCTAACAACACCTCCAGGCGATCGTTTTCAGAATTTATAGGGCGCAATGGGCCTTTGAGGCGCTTAATCGATTGGTCAGTATTTATGCCTACAACTAGTCTGTCACCTAAGCCGCGAGCTTGGCTTAAATATCTAACGTGACCTACATGCAGTACGTCAAAACACCCATTAGTGAATACAACAGTCTCTTTTCGTCTAGTGTGTTCTGCGATACATTCGAGAACTGATTTTAGGTCGGGTAAATGTGACATTAAAGTAAAATGATAAGTCTGAATAAAATGTTTAGTAAAATTTGCGCAAGCATTAAACCGTTTGCCGTAAATAAGTTAAATATTTCGCTTACGGCAATATGTATTATAATCTCATTTTTCCTCTTAACTCGCCAGGGTTTGTCTAGTTATGAGGCCTTGGCGGCTGATAACACGCTAGCACAAGCTGTAAGAACGGCGGATGAGCAGCACGTTATCGATGCCTATCGCCAAAGCAATGAAGCCGTGGTGAATGTGAGCACGCGAGCTGAACTTGCGGATTTTTTTGGCTCCTCTCACCAAGAAGGATCTGGGTCTGGTGTAATAATAGATTCAGCCAAGGCTTATATAGTAACCAATTATCACGTCATAGAAGGCGCAGAACAAATTACGGTTAATCTCGCGGGAGGCAGGACTGAAAAGGTTCGCCTAGTTGGTCAAGACCCAGACAATGACATTGCGTTGTTGCAGATAGTTGGAGATAAGCGGAATCTGGTTGCCGTGCAGCTAGGCGATTCGTCCGCACTGGAGGTGGGCCAGCGCGTTTTAGCGATTGGAAATCCATTTGGATTGGATAGAACGCTAACTACTGGCATAGTGTCGAGTTTAGGTAGAACTATTAGAGCAGAGAGTGGAAGGTTAATTGAAGACATCATTCAGACGGATGCGGCGATTAATCCAGGTAATTCTGGTGGCCCGCTGTTGGATACCTTGGGTAGGTTAGTAGGGTTAAATACCGCAATTTTAAGCCGAACGGGCGAAAGTGCGGGGATTGGTTTTGCCATTCCAGTAAATCAAATTAAATTGGCCTTGCCAGAGCTCATAAAGCATGGTCGGGTTTTAAGGCCAAAAATTGGCGTAGTGATGGCCGATACTGAATATGGGCCATACGTGCTTTACGTTCAAGATGGTGGCCCAGCTCATGAAGCTGGGATTCAAGGAGCGAGGCGGATGGTGCGACAGGGGCTTTTTGTTGGATATGTAATCGATGTCTCACAGGCAGATTTCATTATTAGCGTAAATGGTGTGCGGGTTTCTTCCAAAGCGGATGTCCTCGATGCTCTAAGCGACGTTAAGTCGGGAGAAGTTGTCACAATGGTCGTAAGGCGTGGCCTTGGACGAAACTCTCCACGAGAAATAAAAATTAAGCCAGTATTAGGATGAACACCGAAAAGATAGCGTCCCAAAACATAGAACGTGTTAAACGTCCTGTTAAGATTCTGACCGATACCGTAGTTAACCAAATTGCGGCTGGCGAGGTAGTCGAAAGGCCCGCATCGGTAGTTAAAGAACTTGTAGAAAATTCAATAGATGCAGGAGCTACTAGCGTTACGGTCATTTTGGACAATGGGGGGCATAGCAATATCGAAGTAATCGATAATGGGTGGGGCATGGAATTGGAAGATGCGGTTGTGGCAGTGGAGAGATTTGGCACTTCTAAAATTCGCAGTACTGACGATATTTTTCACATCGACACTCTTGGATTTCGCGGCGAGGCTCTGCCGTCTATTGCAGCGGTGTCCAAGTTTACTCTCACTACCAGAGCGGCAGAAGATGGCGTAGCGCGAGGTGTTGAGATCTGTATTGACGGTGGCGGCACTAAGGAGATTAAGGAGCTGCCATGTGGGGTTGGCACTAGAATACAAGTTAGGCAGCTATTTTTTAACGTCCCAGCTCGCAGGCGTTTCTTAAAATCCGAGCGAGCGGAAAAGCAGGTAGTTAAGGCGCTGTTAATTGATTTTGCGCTTGCCCATCCGCATTTGCGCATCTCGCTGTTAAGCGATGGTGCGGAGAGTCTGTCGTTTCTGCCATCAGAGAGTTTTTTTGCCAGAGTGAGAGAACTAAAGCTTACAGGTAATGGCGAACCACTGGTTGTGAACGACAATGTCGTTACTCCCTGTGGAACTGTTCGCGTAGAGGCTGTGCTGTGTCGTCCTATTGAGGCAGTAGCGGGTAGTGGGCGTCTGCGGTTTATCGTAAACGGGAGAATTGTTAGAGATAGGTTGCTCATTGCGGCCGCACGCGATGGATACGCTAACTTCTTAAAGCCAGGGAAATATCCTCAAGGTGCCTTAAAAATCGAGGTTCCTTCGGAGGAGGTCGATGTCAATGTTCATCCACAAAAGACAGAAGTTCGCTTCCGTGAGCCAAGTCATATCTTCTTAGCGGTGTCGCGGGCCATCAAAAGGGCTTTAGAAATAAGTAACCCCATGCCGTCTTATAGTGGATTTGGCTCGATCCCTTTGTCTAAAAGTGGAGGGCCGTTTGCTCGTTTTAATGAACCGCAAGTTCAGCCACGGGTTGAATTTTTTCCGGCAGCGGCAGAGAATGCTAATAGAGAGCTAGTATCGGACTCTCTCGCTCCACCAGCAGAGAGTCCAGAGGAGGAATTCGATGTTGTGACTGATGGCCCTCAGCAGTCAGCTTCTAATTGGTTGGAGGGAAATAGGCGGGATGAACCAAGCAATATAAGTCGCCGGTCGTTAGCTGATATGCGCGTAGTAGGGCAAGTGTTTAACTGCTACATAATTCTTGAAGATAAGGGCGAGCTATTACTTGTCGATATGCATGCGGCGCATGAAAGAGTAATGTTTACAAAACTCAAGCAGCAGTTTTTTGAAAGGAATATTGCGAGGCAGTCGTTGCTCATACCTGAGACGGTTTCTCTTCCCGCAGAGGCATTTGAGCTTTTTAACGAGTCTCAAGAGGATCTTCGATCGTTGGGGTTTGAATGTGAAGTGTTTGGCGAAAATTCTGTTGTCATTCGAAGCATTCCTACAATTCTAGGCAATGTGCAGGTGGCATCGATTTTTAAGGACTTGTTTGCAGAGGAACACTGGAGTGATTGGAAGTCAAAGTTGCTTAATAGTTTTTGTATGGTCATTGCTACCTGTGCTTGTCATGCCTCGGTTAGAAAGGGTAGGAAACTAGAAATGGCGGAGATTCTGCATTTATTAAAAGATCTAGAAGATGTCGAGAGTAGTCATTTGTGCCCACATGGTCGTCCAGTTGTAGCAAAACTAGACATTAGGGAAATCGAAAGAATGTTCGGCAGAACATCGTAGTAGTAGGCGTGTCCAATTTAGCAGAAATTGTAGTTATTACGGGGCCCACGGCCAGTGGAAAATCTCGACTCGCACTAGAGATTGCAAGAAATCGCGATGCCGAGATTGTCAACGCTGATTCAGTGTGCGTCTATCGGCATTTTGATATTGGCACTAGTAAGCCGAGCGCTGAAGATTTAAAGATTTGTCCTCATCACTTGATATCATTTTTAGACCCAAGTGAGGAATACAGTGCTGGGCGCTTCATGCGGGAGGCGGATCGCGTAATTCGCGAAATTCTAGCAAGGGGCAAACTGCCCTTAGTTGTTGGCGGAACCGGTTTATACATCAGGGCGCTGTTAAGCGGTCTCGTCGCGGCAGAGATGGATGCTGAATTTGACGAGGCCGTGTTTTTAGAGCGCGAGGCTGAACTGAAAGCAGTAGCGGAGAGCTCGGAGCAGTTCGTGCATTTGATGTATAGTTGGTTACAGGCCGAAGATCCAGACATAAGCAAGCGCATATCGGCAAATGACTTAGGGAGAATTCGCCGAGCCTTGCGCGTAAAGCTTTGCTGCGATAAACAGCTTTCTGTTTTGCAAGAAGAACATGCTGGAGGGGAGGCGAGGTATCGGGCACTAGCGATAGCACTTTTCCCCGGGCGAGAGGGCTTGTATAGAGCTATCAATAAAAGGGTGGATGACATGATAGCGCAGGGACTAATAGAGGAAGTAGTTTATCTGCGAAAGAAATACTCAAAAGAATGCAAAGCTTTTGGAGCTATCGGTTATCGGCATGTAAGCTCTTATTTAGATGAAGTATTTAGTCGAGACGAGATGGTAGAACTTCTAAAACGCGACACTAGGCGTTATGCCAAGAGGCAACTTACCTGGTGGCGGAACCAGGCGAAAAAGCTCGGATGGGATGAACTTCCTTGCAAAAATGTCTTGGGAGATCAAGGAGTTTTGTTAAAAACTACCCTTGACATTTTGCGCCAAGAATTTCCACATGGTGGACAGAAGGTAAGCTTTCAGCGTATGGAATACAATCTTTAGAGACGTGTCTTGATTAGCATTTCGTACTGTAATAAGCGGGATTTAGATGATCGATCTTAGTCAGTTCTTGGATTTTGAAAGGCCAGTTGTAGAGGTAGAGGAGCAACTTAAGATGCTTAAGGCTCAGGTTGAGGGAGGGGATCTCTCGCGGGCCGGTGATGTTGAGAAGCTGCAAGATAAGCTCGATAAGATGCGGAAGGAGGTGTATAGCTCGTTAACGGCTTACCAGCGAGTTAGGCTTTCTAGGCATTTCTCCCGACCTTTTACGCTTGATTACGTTCAGCGCATTATGGCTAATTTTGTGGAGTTGCACGGAGATCGCTTATTCGGAGACGATGCGGCCATAGTTGGCGGGCTTGCAAGGCTTGACCGCGATAATGTTATGGTAGTTGGCCATCAGCGCGGGCGGACAACAGCTGAACGCATAAAGCGCAATTTTGGGATGCCACAGCCAGAGGGTTATCGAAAAGCTCAACGCTTGTTTAAATTGGCAGAAAAGTTTAAACTCCCACTGATTCTTTTCATCGATACGCAGGGTGCTTATCCTGGTATGGAGGCTGAGGAGAGGGGACAGTCAGAGGCCATTGCCAGCAGCTTGTTGCTACTAGCCAGCTTAAAGTGTCCTATCATCTCAATCGTTATTGGGGAAGGTGGTAGTGGCGGGGCTTTGGCGCTCGGCATATGTGACCGATTGTTAATGTTAGAAAATTCAACTTATTCTGTCATTACGCCAGAGGGCTGTGCATCTATTTTGTGGGGCAAGAGCGATGCCGACAATATTGGCGAATTTGCTAGTATTGCGGCTGAATCACTTGGATTAACTGCGCAGGCAGTTTTTAAAACGGGGATAGTGGATGAGATAGTAAAGGAGCCAGCTGGTGGAGCGCACCGAGATCACGATCGAGCCGCTGAACTCCTAAAGGAATCGTTAGCTCGACATATTTATGAGCTTAAATCTCTTTCGTGCGAGGAGCTGTTGCGATTGCGTTACGAAAAGTTTCGCAAGTGCGGTGACTTTTTGGATTAGTGATTTTAAGTCTCGCGAAGGGAGATTAGTATAAGAGAACATAGGGCGCCAATATAGGTAGCGCAAAAAACGCGTTGGCGTTCGCTAGAGACCTGTTAATTAATACGGAAAGAAAAAATGTCTAACAGAAAAATGCCACCCGGGTATATTCCGCTGACTATTCATAAGCTAGGCGATGCGGCGCTTTGCAACGAAGGAAAAAGCAACTCAAGTTCCGAAAGGTCTGGCGGCGGCTCTTCTTCGTTCGGCAGGCGTAGCTCCGCTGATGGCGGAAACTCAGGACGCTCTAACTCTGGTGAAGGCCGTCGGCGTGGTGGCGGTCCAAGGCGCTCGGGTCGCAGGACAGGTGGATTATCTGGACAGGGCGGTAATAGTCGAAGTGGAGGTGGTTATCGCAGACCTGACCGACAGAGAGAAGATTGTCAGGATGACGATGAGGATTAGTTGTTGGATGTGTGTTTGCTCATTAGGACTGGAGAATATGGCGAGTGATGTAGGTATATATGGCTAAAGATGATCAAATTGAGTTGGATGGTGTGGTAAAGGAATGTTTTCCAAATACGACGTTTCGCATCCAATGTGAAAATGGCCATGAGTTATTGGCATACCTAGCAGGCAAGATGCGGAGACACTATATAAGGGTTTTGCCGGGCGATCATGTTCGCGTGCAGATTTCACCTTATGATTTAAGTAGGGGTCGAATTGTTAGGCGCTATCGGAAAGGACCAGGGGAGGATGGGCCTGGAGGTTATGAAGGAGCGGAGGGAGGTCTCGATAAAGACGAGAGTTGATAGTGCTATGGCCTTGGGTTAGGGTATTCTCTCAGTTAGTTTTATGGCTGCCCCTGTGGTCCTAAGCATCGCTGGCTCGGATAGTGGAGCTGGTGCTGGTATTCAGGCCGATTTAAAGACTTTTTCCGCTCTTGGTGTATATGGAACGTGTGCGGTTACGGCGATAACGGCCCAAAACACTAAAAGCTTCAGTTGTTCTTACTCTCTTCCTCCAAGTATTGTAGTTGCACAGATTCGATCGGTTGTTGAGGACTTTCAAGTTAGAGTGGTTAAACTTGGAATGCTTGCGACAGTGGACATTTTGCGCGCTGTGTATAGCGAATTGGCGGGCGCCAATTTTCAAAGCATTGTCGTAGATCCGGTTATGCGCTCTAAGACAGGGGCCTGTCTGTTAGAAGAACGAGCCGTAGAAGAGCTTAGGCGCGATCTTCTGCCAATGACGACTATTTGTACTCCAAATGTAGAGGAGGCTGCTACAATTCTTGAGATTGCGGAGAATGAGGTTATTGCAGACACCAAGGCTGCATGTCAGGCTTTTTTTTCGCTGGGGGTTAAGGCTGTTGTGCTAAAAGGTGGGCATATGGGTGGGGGGAATAGCGATGACTTCTTTTATGACGGCAAAATTTTTGAACGGCT from Deltaproteobacteria bacterium encodes:
- the rfaE2 gene encoding D-glycero-beta-D-manno-heptose 1-phosphate adenylyltransferase; amino-acid sequence: MSHLPDLKSVLECIAEHTRRKETVVFTNGCFDVLHVGHVRYLSQARGLGDRLVVGINTDQSIKRLKGPLRPINSENDRLEVLLGLKAVDYAILFDEDTPENLIKQIRPQFLVKGGDWPVEKIVGAEFVRSYGGTVLALPFYDGYSSTETISKMQR
- a CDS encoding trypsin-like peptidase domain-containing protein; translation: MFSKICASIKPFAVNKLNISLTAICIIISFFLLTRQGLSSYEALAADNTLAQAVRTADEQHVIDAYRQSNEAVVNVSTRAELADFFGSSHQEGSGSGVIIDSAKAYIVTNYHVIEGAEQITVNLAGGRTEKVRLVGQDPDNDIALLQIVGDKRNLVAVQLGDSSALEVGQRVLAIGNPFGLDRTLTTGIVSSLGRTIRAESGRLIEDIIQTDAAINPGNSGGPLLDTLGRLVGLNTAILSRTGESAGIGFAIPVNQIKLALPELIKHGRVLRPKIGVVMADTEYGPYVLYVQDGGPAHEAGIQGARRMVRQGLFVGYVIDVSQADFIISVNGVRVSSKADVLDALSDVKSGEVVTMVVRRGLGRNSPREIKIKPVLG
- the mutL gene encoding DNA mismatch repair endonuclease MutL gives rise to the protein MNTEKIASQNIERVKRPVKILTDTVVNQIAAGEVVERPASVVKELVENSIDAGATSVTVILDNGGHSNIEVIDNGWGMELEDAVVAVERFGTSKIRSTDDIFHIDTLGFRGEALPSIAAVSKFTLTTRAAEDGVARGVEICIDGGGTKEIKELPCGVGTRIQVRQLFFNVPARRRFLKSERAEKQVVKALLIDFALAHPHLRISLLSDGAESLSFLPSESFFARVRELKLTGNGEPLVVNDNVVTPCGTVRVEAVLCRPIEAVAGSGRLRFIVNGRIVRDRLLIAAARDGYANFLKPGKYPQGALKIEVPSEEVDVNVHPQKTEVRFREPSHIFLAVSRAIKRALEISNPMPSYSGFGSIPLSKSGGPFARFNEPQVQPRVEFFPAAAENANRELVSDSLAPPAESPEEEFDVVTDGPQQSASNWLEGNRRDEPSNISRRSLADMRVVGQVFNCYIILEDKGELLLVDMHAAHERVMFTKLKQQFFERNIARQSLLIPETVSLPAEAFELFNESQEDLRSLGFECEVFGENSVVIRSIPTILGNVQVASIFKDLFAEEHWSDWKSKLLNSFCMVIATCACHASVRKGRKLEMAEILHLLKDLEDVESSHLCPHGRPVVAKLDIREIERMFGRTS
- the miaA gene encoding tRNA (adenosine(37)-N6)-dimethylallyltransferase MiaA; the protein is MSNLAEIVVITGPTASGKSRLALEIARNRDAEIVNADSVCVYRHFDIGTSKPSAEDLKICPHHLISFLDPSEEYSAGRFMREADRVIREILARGKLPLVVGGTGLYIRALLSGLVAAEMDAEFDEAVFLEREAELKAVAESSEQFVHLMYSWLQAEDPDISKRISANDLGRIRRALRVKLCCDKQLSVLQEEHAGGEARYRALAIALFPGREGLYRAINKRVDDMIAQGLIEEVVYLRKKYSKECKAFGAIGYRHVSSYLDEVFSRDEMVELLKRDTRRYAKRQLTWWRNQAKKLGWDELPCKNVLGDQGVLLKTTLDILRQEFPHGGQKVSFQRMEYNL
- a CDS encoding acetyl-CoA carboxylase carboxyltransferase subunit alpha produces the protein MIDLSQFLDFERPVVEVEEQLKMLKAQVEGGDLSRAGDVEKLQDKLDKMRKEVYSSLTAYQRVRLSRHFSRPFTLDYVQRIMANFVELHGDRLFGDDAAIVGGLARLDRDNVMVVGHQRGRTTAERIKRNFGMPQPEGYRKAQRLFKLAEKFKLPLILFIDTQGAYPGMEAEERGQSEAIASSLLLLASLKCPIISIVIGEGGSGGALALGICDRLLMLENSTYSVITPEGCASILWGKSDADNIGEFASIAAESLGLTAQAVFKTGIVDEIVKEPAGGAHRDHDRAAELLKESLARHIYELKSLSCEELLRLRYEKFRKCGDFLD
- the infA gene encoding translation initiation factor IF-1, which codes for MAKDDQIELDGVVKECFPNTTFRIQCENGHELLAYLAGKMRRHYIRVLPGDHVRVQISPYDLSRGRIVRRYRKGPGEDGPGGYEGAEGGLDKDES
- the thiD gene encoding bifunctional hydroxymethylpyrimidine kinase/phosphomethylpyrimidine kinase codes for the protein MAAPVVLSIAGSDSGAGAGIQADLKTFSALGVYGTCAVTAITAQNTKSFSCSYSLPPSIVVAQIRSVVEDFQVRVVKLGMLATVDILRAVYSELAGANFQSIVVDPVMRSKTGACLLEERAVEELRRDLLPMTTICTPNVEEAATILEIAENEVIADTKAACQAFFSLGVKAVVLKGGHMGGGNSDDFFYDGKIFERLSSTREETLNTHGSGCSFASAIAAYLANGYEVLDAVRAAKQFITSLIKASVYFEVGSGHGPMKHYHRYNDYSDCER